One Ursus arctos isolate Adak ecotype North America unplaced genomic scaffold, UrsArc2.0 scaffold_15, whole genome shotgun sequence genomic region harbors:
- the LOC125283380 gene encoding LOW QUALITY PROTEIN: zinc finger CCCH domain-containing protein 14-like (The sequence of the model RefSeq protein was modified relative to this genomic sequence to represent the inferred CDS: substituted 1 base at 1 genomic stop codon) yields the protein MEIGTEISRKIRSAIKGKLQELGAYVDEELPDYIMVMVANKKSQDQMTEDLSLFLGNNTIRFTVWLHGVLDKLRSVTTDPSSLKSSDTNIFDNNVSSNKSCFSRGDERRHEAAVPPLAVANTRPEKRYSRVSASSQEQKITTVRQTYDDGAATXLMSTVKPLREPAPSEDVIDIKPEPDDLIDEDLNFVQENPLSQKKPTVTLTYGSSRPSIEIYRPPASRNADSGAHLNRLQFQPQQNSIHAAKQPDIQNSRVYETGRLCEPEVLNSLEETYSPFFRNNSEKMSIEEENFRKRKLPVVSSVVKVKKFNHDGEEEEEDDDCGSRTGSISSSVSVPAKPERRPSLPPSKQANKNLILKAISEAQESVTKTTNYSTVSQKQTLPVAPRTRTSQEELLAEMVQGQSRTPRISTPIKEEETKGDNIEKSQGTQQRQLLSRLQIDPVMAETLQISQAEVSELSVVQKPEKLLERCKYWPACKNGDECAYHHPVSPCKAFPNCKFAEKCLFVHPNCKYDAKCTKPDCPFTHMSRRIPVLPPKPAVAAPAPPSSSQLCRYFPACKKMECPFYHPKHCRFNTQCTRLDCTFYHPTITVPPRHALKWIRPQTSE from the coding sequence ATGGAAATCGGCACCGAGATCAGCCGCAAGATCCGGAGTGCCATTAAGGGGAAATTGCAGGAATTAGGAGCTTATGTTGATGAAGAACTTCCTGATTACATTATGGTGATGGTGGCCAACAAGAAAAGTCAGGACCAAATGACAGAGGACCTGTCCCTATTTCTAGGGAACAACACAATTCGATTCACCGTATGGCTTCATGGTGTGTTAGATAAACTTCGCTCTGTTACAACTGACCCTTCCAGTCTTAAGTCTTCTGATACTAACATCTTTGATAATAATGTGTCTTCAAACAAGAGCTGTTTCAGTCGGGGAGATGAGAGAAGGCATGAAGCTGCAGTGCCGCCTCTTGCTGTTGCTAACACTAGACCTGAGAAAAGATATTCCAGAGTTTCCGCTAGTTCACAAGAGCAGAAGATCACTACTGTCAGACAGACCTATGATGATGGAGCTGCAACCTGATTAATGTCAACTGTGAAGCCTCTGAGAGAGCCAGCACCCTCTGAAGATGTGATTGATATTAAGCCAGAACCAGATGATCTCATTGATGAAGACCTCAATTTTGTGCAGGAAAATCCCTTATCTCAGAAAAAACCTACAGTGACACTTACATATGGTTCTTCTCGCCCTTCTATTGAAATTTATCGACCACCTGCAAGTCGAAATGCAGATAGTGGTGCTCATTTAAACAGGTTGCAATTTCAGCCACAGCAGAACAGTATTCATGCTGCCAAGCAACCTGATATACAGAACAGCCGAGTATATGAAACAGGACGTTTGTGTGAACCGGAAGTGCTTAACAGCTTAGAAGAGACTTATAGTCCCTTCTTCAGAAACAACTCAGAAAAAATGAGTATTGAGGAAGAAAACTTTCGGAAGAGAAAGTTGCCTGTGGTAAGTTCAgttgttaaagtaaaaaaattcaaTCAtgatggagaagaggaggaggaagatgatgatTGTGGGTCTCGTACAGGAAGCATCTCCAGCAGTGTGTCAGTGCCAGCAAAACCTGAAAGGAGACCTTCACTTCCACCTTCTAAACAAGCTAACAAGAATCTAATTTTGAAGGCTATATCTGAAGCTCAAGAATCTGTAACAAAAACAACTAACTATTCTACAGTCTCACAGAAACAGACACTTCCAGTTGCTCCCAGAACTCGAACTTCTCAAGAAGAATTGCTGGCAGAAATGGTCCAAGGGCAAAGCAGGACCCCCAGAATAAGTACCCCcattaaagaagaggaaacaaagggaGATAATATAGAAAAAAGCCAAGGAACTCAACAGAGGCAGTTGTTATCCCGACTGCAAATTGACCCGGTAATGGCAGAAACTCTACAGATCAGTCAAGCTGAGGTGAGTGAACTGAGTGTGgtccagaaaccagaaaaactTTTGGAGCGTTGCAAGTACTGGCCTGCCTGTAAAAATGGGGATGAGTGTGCTTACCATCATCCTGTTTCACCTTGCAAAGCCTTCCCCAATTGTAAATTTGCtgaaaaatgtttgtttgttcatcCAAATTGTAAATATGATGCAAAATGTACTAAACCAGATTGTCCCTTCACTCATATGAGTAGAAGAATTCCAGTACTGCCTCCAAAACCAGCAGTTGCAGCACCAGCACCCCCTTCTAGTAGTCAGCTGTGCCGTTATTTCCCTGCTTGTAAGAAAATGGAATGTCCCTTCTATCATCCAAAACACTGCAGATTTAACACTCAGTGTACGAGACTTGACTGCACATTTTATCATCCCACCATTACTGTGCCGCCACGACATGCCTTGAAATGGATCCGACCTCAAACCAGTGAATGA